A section of the Bradyrhizobium oligotrophicum S58 genome encodes:
- a CDS encoding N-acetylmuramoyl-L-alanine amidase, which yields MLCAPVHAQNGPIGQVPPAVVGPGFPIASDARLAGDSRQTRFVLDLDKTVPFRAFLLSEPYRVVVDLPQVSFHLPTGAGTSGRGLVKAFRYGLVMPGGSRIVFDLTGPARIANSTVLDAANGQPPRLVLELEEIDEATFARSVGIDNRAPSRSADSTGQVAGPGGVAPPAVRPPPTTVAIAAPPSGGPPDTRPVIVIDPGHGGVDYGTQGGEVPEKNLVLAFGQALRDRLERSGKFRVVMTRDDDTFIPLGDRVRIAQKQSAALFVSIHADALPRGEGDAQGATIYTLADKASDVEAERLAEAENRADQIGGVNLTEEPADVADILFDLARRETRTFSNRFARLLMNDMKSAVHMHKRPLKSAGFRVLKAPDVPSVLVELGYVSNKGDMGNLVSDSWRSRTADAMARAIDAFLAKRVANAGGERPEKPAPARAKP from the coding sequence ATGTTATGCGCGCCCGTGCACGCCCAGAACGGTCCGATCGGCCAGGTGCCGCCTGCGGTCGTCGGCCCGGGTTTTCCGATTGCCTCCGATGCACGGCTCGCCGGTGATTCTCGCCAGACCCGTTTCGTGCTCGATCTCGACAAGACGGTGCCGTTTCGGGCGTTCCTGCTCAGCGAACCGTACCGCGTCGTCGTCGATCTGCCCCAGGTCAGCTTCCATCTGCCGACGGGGGCCGGAACCAGCGGCCGCGGATTGGTCAAGGCGTTTCGCTACGGGCTGGTGATGCCGGGTGGCTCCCGCATCGTGTTCGATCTCACCGGTCCGGCCCGAATCGCCAATTCCACCGTCCTCGATGCCGCCAATGGCCAGCCGCCGCGGCTGGTGCTGGAACTCGAGGAGATCGACGAGGCGACCTTCGCCCGCTCGGTGGGGATCGACAACCGTGCCCCCTCCAGGTCGGCCGATTCGACCGGGCAGGTCGCCGGTCCGGGAGGTGTTGCGCCCCCGGCCGTCAGGCCGCCGCCGACCACGGTCGCCATCGCCGCGCCCCCGTCCGGCGGGCCGCCGGACACTCGCCCTGTGATCGTGATCGACCCCGGCCACGGCGGCGTCGACTATGGCACCCAGGGCGGCGAGGTACCGGAGAAGAACCTCGTGCTCGCCTTCGGCCAGGCGCTGCGGGATCGGCTGGAACGGTCGGGGAAATTCCGTGTGGTCATGACCCGCGATGACGACACCTTCATCCCGCTCGGCGACCGCGTGCGCATCGCGCAGAAGCAGTCGGCGGCGCTGTTCGTGTCGATCCATGCCGATGCGCTGCCGCGGGGCGAGGGCGACGCCCAGGGTGCCACCATCTATACACTGGCGGACAAGGCGTCCGACGTCGAAGCGGAGCGGCTGGCGGAGGCGGAAAACCGCGCCGACCAGATCGGCGGCGTCAATCTGACCGAAGAGCCGGCTGACGTCGCTGATATCCTGTTCGACCTGGCCAGGCGGGAAACGCGCACATTTTCCAACAGGTTTGCGCGTCTGCTGATGAACGACATGAAGAGCGCGGTGCATATGCACAAGCGGCCGTTGAAATCGGCCGGATTCCGTGTGCTCAAGGCTCCGGACGTGCCATCGGTGCTGGTCGAGCTCGGCTATGTCTCGAACAAGGGCGACATGGGGAACCTGGTCTCCGACTCCTGGCGGTCGCGCACGGCGGACGCGATGGCGCGGGCGATCGACGCCTTTCTGGCCAAGCGGGTCGCCAATGCCGGCGGCGAGCGGCCGGAGAAGCCCGCGCCGGCACGGGCAAAGCCCTAG
- a CDS encoding pyridoxal phosphate-dependent aminotransferase — MVDATVIPTLEQRIAGLTAPSARSNVPPFMVMDVMAAAERIEANGGQVIHMEVGQPAAPAPRAAIAAAHTALEQARIDYTSALGISSLRQRIARHYRETYACEIDPARIVITTGSSAGFILAFLAMFEPGDRVAVTVPGYPPYRHILTALGCEPVLIETTAENRHALTGEALLAAHRKTPLKGVLVASPANPTGTMMSREALGGVIAAARDAGIRFMSDEIYHGLDYAFPAVTAAQLSDQALIINSFSKYFCMTGWRIGWMVVPDALVRPIERLQQNLAISVPTLSQIAAEAAFDGHAEMEAIKHGYQENRRILIEGFPRAGLTRFLPADGAFYLYADVSDFTKDSFDFAKRMLEETHVAATPGVDFDPIHGRSFVRFSYARSAEDMQEAVARIARWLG, encoded by the coding sequence ATGGTGGATGCGACAGTGATACCGACATTGGAACAGCGGATCGCCGGTCTGACGGCGCCGTCCGCCCGCAGCAATGTTCCGCCGTTCATGGTGATGGACGTGATGGCTGCGGCCGAGCGGATCGAGGCCAATGGCGGCCAAGTCATCCACATGGAGGTCGGGCAGCCGGCCGCACCGGCTCCGCGAGCTGCGATTGCGGCCGCCCATACAGCGCTGGAGCAGGCGCGCATCGACTATACGTCTGCGCTCGGGATCTCGTCTCTCCGACAGCGAATCGCGCGACATTATCGTGAGACCTATGCTTGCGAGATCGATCCGGCGCGGATCGTGATTACCACCGGATCCTCGGCCGGGTTCATCCTGGCATTCCTGGCGATGTTCGAGCCCGGCGATCGCGTCGCGGTGACCGTGCCGGGCTATCCGCCGTACCGCCACATCCTGACGGCGCTGGGCTGCGAGCCTGTCCTGATCGAGACGACCGCCGAGAACCGCCATGCCCTGACCGGCGAGGCGCTGCTCGCGGCGCACCGCAAGACGCCGCTCAAAGGCGTGCTGGTGGCAAGTCCCGCCAATCCCACGGGGACCATGATGTCGCGCGAGGCGCTGGGTGGCGTCATCGCTGCCGCGCGCGATGCCGGCATCCGGTTCATGTCGGACGAGATCTATCACGGCCTCGACTACGCCTTTCCCGCCGTGACGGCGGCGCAGCTGTCGGATCAGGCGCTGATCATCAATTCGTTTTCCAAGTACTTCTGCATGACCGGCTGGCGGATCGGCTGGATGGTGGTGCCCGATGCGCTGGTTCGCCCGATCGAGCGTCTGCAGCAGAACCTCGCAATCTCGGTCCCGACCCTGTCACAGATCGCGGCGGAAGCAGCCTTCGACGGCCATGCCGAGATGGAAGCCATCAAGCACGGCTATCAGGAGAACCGCCGCATCCTGATCGAGGGCTTTCCGAGGGCGGGCCTGACCCGGTTTCTGCCCGCCGACGGCGCCTTCTACCTCTATGCCGACGTCTCCGATTTCACCAAGGACAGCTTCGACTTCGCCAAGCGCATGCTGGAGGAGACCCACGTCGCGGCCACGCCGGGCGTCGATTTCGACCCGATCCATGGCCGCAGCTTCGTGCGCTTTTCCTATGCGCGCTCGGCCGAGGACATGCAGGAAGCCGTGGCCCGGATCGCTCGCTGGCTCGGTTAG
- the prfB gene encoding peptide chain release factor 2 (programmed frameshift) yields the protein MRAEIEKIVEEIKQSVGLLRRHLDVETSTARLAELNKLAEDPNLWNDPQKAQRLMQERTSLEDSLTGIGKVERELSDNIEMIELGEAENDSGVVTEAEHALKELKKEVARRELEALLSGEADKFDTYLEVHAGAGGTESQDWAQMLLRMYARWAEKHGFKIEYLEESLGEEAGIKSATIQISGHNAYGWLKTEAGVHRLVRISPFDSNARRHTSFSSVQIFPVIDDSIKIDIKESDVRVDTMRSGGAGGQHVNKTESAVRLTHIPTGVAVVCQAGRSQHKNRAQAWDMLRARLYEIELKKREEKAAADQAAKTEIGWGHQIRSYVLQPYQMVKDLRTGVQTSDTSGVLDGDLDEFMAATLAQRAFGTTPGAAIEDVD from the exons ATGCGCGCCGAAATCGAGAAAATCGTAGAAGAGATCAAGCAGTCGGTCGGGCTGCTGAGGAGGCATCTT GACGTCGAGACATCGACGGCAAGGCTGGCGGAGCTGAACAAGCTCGCCGAAGATCCCAACCTCTGGAACGATCCCCAAAAAGCTCAGCGGCTGATGCAGGAGCGGACCTCGCTGGAGGATTCGCTGACCGGCATCGGCAAGGTCGAACGTGAGCTCAGCGACAATATCGAGATGATCGAGCTCGGCGAGGCCGAGAACGATTCCGGTGTGGTCACCGAGGCCGAGCATGCACTCAAGGAGCTGAAGAAGGAGGTCGCGCGGCGCGAGCTCGAGGCGCTGCTGTCGGGCGAGGCCGACAAGTTCGACACCTATCTCGAGGTTCACGCTGGTGCTGGCGGCACCGAGAGCCAGGACTGGGCGCAGATGCTGCTGCGCATGTACGCCCGCTGGGCCGAGAAGCACGGTTTCAAGATCGAGTATCTCGAAGAATCACTCGGCGAAGAGGCGGGCATCAAGTCGGCGACCATCCAGATCTCCGGGCATAACGCCTATGGCTGGCTGAAGACGGAAGCCGGCGTGCATCGCCTGGTCCGCATCTCGCCGTTCGATTCGAATGCCAGGCGCCACACCTCGTTCTCTTCGGTGCAGATCTTCCCGGTCATCGACGACAGCATCAAGATCGACATCAAGGAGTCCGACGTCCGCGTTGACACCATGCGCTCCGGTGGCGCCGGCGGCCAGCACGTCAACAAGACCGAATCGGCGGTGCGGCTGACGCACATCCCAACGGGCGTTGCCGTGGTCTGTCAGGCCGGCCGGTCGCAGCACAAGAACCGCGCCCAGGCCTGGGACATGCTGCGCGCACGTCTCTATGAGATCGAGCTGAAGAAGCGCGAGGAGAAGGCGGCGGCCGATCAGGCGGCCAAGACCGAGATCGGTTGGGGCCACCAGATCCGCTCCTACGTGCTGCAGCCGTATCAGATGGTGAAGGATCTGCGCACCGGCGTGCAGACGTCCGACACTTCGGGCGTACTCGACGGCGATCTCGACGAGTTCATGGCGGCGACCTTGGCGCAGCGCGCGTTCGGCACGACACCGGGTGCTGCGATCGAGGACGTGGATTGA
- the dctA gene encoding C4-dicarboxylate transporter DctA, which yields MAAATEAGTRGVPAQTGNKPWYSVLYVQVLIAILIGIVVGWLFPNLATNEWIKALGDGFIKLIKMVIAPIIFCTVVSGIAHIQNASKVGRVGVKALVYFEIVSTFALMLGLIVGNLVPIGHGLAAKPDAAAVANYVKQAEAQKSVDFVLNIIPDSVVGALARGDILQVLLFAILFGFALMALGERGHRLRDVIDDTAHAVFGVIAIVMKAAPVGAFGAMAYTIGKFGPAALGNLIGLIVLFYVTAGLFVVIVLGLIARFVGFSIFKFIAYIKDELLIVLGTSSSESALPQLMEKLERLGCSKPVVGLVVPTGYSFNLDGTNIYMTLATLFIAQALGVELSLTQQVTILIVAMLTSKGASGVTGAGFITLAATLSVVNPALVPGMAIVFSIDKFMSEVRALTNITGNGIAAVFVSWWEGELDHDLLQRRLNQQIDPSDVETAVTTG from the coding sequence ATGGCGGCAGCAACTGAGGCCGGGACGCGAGGCGTTCCGGCGCAAACGGGCAACAAGCCCTGGTACAGCGTTCTCTATGTCCAGGTTCTGATCGCGATCCTGATCGGTATCGTGGTCGGCTGGCTGTTTCCGAACCTGGCCACCAACGAATGGATCAAGGCGCTCGGCGACGGCTTCATCAAGCTGATCAAGATGGTGATCGCGCCGATCATCTTCTGCACCGTCGTATCGGGCATCGCCCATATCCAGAATGCGAGCAAGGTCGGCCGGGTCGGCGTCAAGGCGCTGGTCTATTTCGAGATCGTCTCGACCTTTGCCCTGATGCTCGGCCTGATCGTCGGCAATCTGGTTCCTATCGGCCACGGCCTCGCGGCCAAGCCGGATGCTGCGGCCGTCGCCAATTACGTCAAGCAGGCCGAGGCGCAGAAATCGGTCGATTTCGTCCTCAACATCATTCCGGACAGCGTCGTCGGCGCGCTCGCGCGCGGGGACATATTGCAGGTGCTGCTGTTCGCGATCCTGTTCGGCTTCGCGCTGATGGCATTGGGCGAGCGCGGCCACCGGCTTCGCGACGTGATCGACGACACCGCGCATGCGGTGTTCGGCGTCATCGCGATCGTCATGAAGGCGGCGCCCGTCGGTGCGTTCGGCGCCATGGCCTATACGATCGGCAAGTTCGGTCCGGCGGCCCTCGGCAACCTGATCGGCCTGATTGTGCTGTTCTACGTCACAGCGGGGCTGTTCGTCGTGATCGTGCTCGGGCTGATCGCGCGTTTCGTCGGCTTCAGCATCTTCAAGTTCATCGCCTACATCAAGGACGAGCTGCTGATCGTGCTCGGCACGAGCTCCTCGGAGAGCGCGCTGCCGCAGCTGATGGAGAAGCTGGAGCGGCTCGGCTGCTCCAAGCCGGTGGTCGGACTGGTGGTGCCGACCGGTTACTCCTTCAACCTCGATGGCACCAACATCTACATGACCCTGGCGACGCTGTTCATCGCACAGGCGCTGGGCGTGGAGCTGTCGTTGACCCAGCAGGTCACGATTCTCATCGTCGCCATGCTGACCTCGAAGGGCGCCAGCGGCGTGACCGGCGCCGGCTTCATCACGCTGGCCGCGACCCTCTCGGTCGTGAACCCGGCGCTGGTGCCGGGCATGGCGATCGTGTTCTCGATCGACAAGTTCATGAGCGAGGTGCGTGCACTCACCAACATCACCGGCAACGGCATCGCCGCGGTGTTCGTGTCGTGGTGGGAAGGCGAGCTCGACCACGATCTCCTGCAGAGGCGGCTCAATCAGCAGATCGATCCCTCCGACGTCGAGACGGCGGTCACGACCGGTTGA
- a CDS encoding Rne/Rng family ribonuclease: protein MPNKMLIDATHPEETRVVVVRGNRVEEFDFETAQRKQLRGNIYLAKVTRVEPSLQAAFVEYGGNRHGFLAFSEIHPDYYQIPVADRQALIEAEERAHREAEEESENRSNRRRNRHRSSRRRGSGERVQSEIVEAVDGNQAAHAEGHDAGHEQHAYDQPHADAADHAEAQGFSEAPAESLGHETTSELSQGAADESRDHADEHHDAVAGHGAAAEQPASEVAEAAVAPASDAPAAEVAEPAVAEHDHDDEHDHETHGHDEHDHEDHDHDEHDHDEHDHDEHDHDEHDHDDDVADIAPVGERESSDVTIVPGDENGAEAASDDHEDDEDDGDEIEEEVVESVGGDDVLEEVPERTFRPRRQYKIQEVIKRRQVMLVQVVKEERGNKGAALTTYLSLAGRYAVLMPNTARGGGISRKITSAQDRSRLKEVVQDLDVPEGMGVILRTAGANRTKPEIKRDFEYLLRLWETVRDMTLKSQAPTLVYEEGSLIKRSLRDLYNKEIDEILVAGEAGYREAHDFMKMLMPTNVRAVKQYRDGQPLFSRMGVESQLDAMFSPTVQLRSGGYIVLNQTEALVSIDVNSGRATREHHIEDTALKTNMEAAEEVARQLRLRDLAGLIVIDFIDMDEKRNNRSVERKLSDCLRQDRARIQVGRISHFGLLEMSRQRIRASVLESSTEPCAHCGGTGHVRSVSSVALQLLRSLEETLMKGATHNLVVRTRTEVALYVLNHKRGHLRDLENSFKVSLAVIADPTVSGQQSFIIDRGEQVHTLEAAKALLVAQASAPPLVAEEIYDEDEVFDVETESEVETEETEGLSEETAEASEGERDGARRKRRRRRRGRGEARENALPEGTEGSSAAAPELAAEQPAEEAEAEDDEAEEQPAFAPGESSDPSGERRPRRRGRRGGRRRRGGAEDGLAASIGDELAPTSASEAEAAVADFDGNGGERHDEQPAEHATPVRTAAETDEPAAIATAALPAAAQQPSAPDPVVQETETPRTESEKTPRRSTVREKVSFLSEPRPESAIPAVNVAESIATAPASEPAANEPAATESTTPEAPRRAGWWSRRFGGGQ, encoded by the coding sequence ATGCCCAACAAGATGTTGATCGATGCTACCCACCCGGAAGAGACCCGGGTCGTTGTCGTCCGCGGCAACCGCGTCGAGGAATTTGATTTCGAAACTGCCCAACGCAAGCAACTCCGGGGCAACATCTACCTGGCGAAGGTCACCCGCGTTGAACCCTCGCTACAGGCCGCCTTCGTCGAGTATGGCGGCAATCGCCATGGCTTCCTGGCGTTCAGCGAAATCCATCCCGACTATTACCAGATCCCGGTCGCCGACCGGCAGGCGCTGATCGAAGCCGAGGAGCGCGCGCACCGCGAGGCCGAGGAAGAGAGCGAGAACCGCTCCAATCGCCGGCGCAACCGGCACCGCAGCTCGCGGCGCCGCGGCAGCGGCGAGCGCGTGCAGAGCGAGATCGTCGAGGCCGTCGACGGCAACCAGGCCGCTCATGCCGAGGGCCATGACGCCGGCCACGAGCAGCACGCCTACGATCAGCCGCATGCCGACGCAGCCGATCACGCCGAGGCGCAGGGCTTCTCCGAGGCACCGGCCGAATCCCTCGGCCACGAGACGACGAGCGAGCTCTCCCAGGGCGCGGCGGACGAATCGCGCGACCATGCGGACGAGCATCATGATGCCGTAGCTGGCCACGGCGCGGCAGCGGAACAGCCGGCCAGCGAAGTTGCAGAGGCTGCAGTCGCTCCGGCCAGCGACGCCCCGGCTGCCGAGGTGGCAGAACCCGCAGTCGCAGAACACGACCATGACGACGAGCATGACCATGAGACCCACGGTCATGATGAGCACGATCATGAGGACCATGATCACGACGAACATGATCACGACGAACATGATCATGATGAGCATGATCACGACGAGCACGACCACGACGATGACGTCGCCGACATCGCTCCCGTGGGCGAGCGTGAAAGCAGCGACGTCACGATCGTGCCCGGTGATGAGAACGGCGCCGAAGCCGCGTCCGACGACCATGAGGACGACGAGGACGACGGCGATGAGATCGAGGAAGAGGTCGTCGAATCCGTCGGTGGCGACGACGTGCTCGAGGAGGTGCCGGAGCGCACCTTCCGGCCGCGCCGCCAGTACAAGATCCAGGAGGTCATCAAGCGCCGTCAGGTGATGCTGGTCCAGGTCGTGAAGGAAGAGCGCGGCAACAAGGGCGCAGCGCTGACGACCTACCTGTCGCTGGCCGGCCGCTACGCCGTGCTGATGCCGAATACGGCCCGCGGCGGCGGCATCAGCCGCAAGATCACCTCGGCGCAGGACCGCTCGCGCCTGAAGGAAGTGGTGCAGGACCTCGACGTGCCCGAGGGCATGGGTGTGATCCTGCGCACCGCCGGCGCCAACCGCACCAAGCCCGAGATCAAGCGCGATTTCGAATATCTGCTGCGGCTGTGGGAGACGGTCCGCGACATGACCTTGAAGTCGCAGGCCCCGACCCTGGTCTACGAGGAAGGCTCGCTGATCAAGCGCTCGCTGCGCGACCTCTACAACAAGGAGATCGACGAGATCCTGGTGGCCGGCGAAGCCGGTTACCGCGAGGCGCACGACTTCATGAAGATGCTGATGCCGACCAACGTCCGGGCGGTGAAGCAGTATCGCGACGGCCAGCCGCTGTTCTCGCGCATGGGCGTCGAGAGCCAGCTCGACGCGATGTTCTCGCCGACCGTGCAGCTGCGTTCGGGCGGCTACATCGTGCTCAATCAGACCGAGGCGCTGGTCTCGATCGACGTGAACTCCGGCCGCGCCACGCGCGAGCATCACATCGAGGACACCGCGCTCAAGACCAATATGGAGGCCGCCGAGGAAGTGGCGCGCCAGCTCCGGCTGCGCGACCTCGCCGGGCTGATCGTCATCGACTTCATCGACATGGACGAGAAGCGCAACAACCGCTCCGTCGAACGCAAGCTGTCGGACTGCCTGCGGCAAGATCGCGCACGCATCCAGGTCGGCCGCATCTCGCATTTCGGCCTGCTGGAGATGTCGCGCCAGCGCATCCGCGCCAGCGTGCTGGAAAGCTCGACCGAGCCGTGCGCGCATTGCGGCGGCACCGGCCACGTGCGCTCGGTGTCTTCGGTGGCGCTGCAGCTGCTGCGCAGCCTCGAAGAGACGCTGATGAAGGGCGCGACCCACAACCTCGTGGTCCGCACCCGCACCGAAGTGGCGCTCTACGTGCTCAACCACAAGCGCGGCCATCTGCGCGACCTCGAGAACAGCTTCAAGGTTTCGCTCGCCGTCATCGCCGATCCGACCGTGAGCGGACAGCAATCCTTCATCATCGATCGCGGCGAGCAGGTGCACACGCTCGAAGCCGCCAAGGCGCTGCTCGTGGCGCAGGCGTCGGCGCCGCCGCTGGTGGCCGAAGAGATCTATGACGAGGACGAGGTGTTCGACGTCGAGACCGAATCCGAGGTCGAGACCGAGGAAACCGAAGGGCTGTCGGAGGAGACCGCTGAAGCCAGCGAAGGCGAGCGCGATGGCGCCCGCCGCAAGCGCCGCCGGCGCCGTCGCGGCCGTGGCGAGGCGCGCGAGAACGCGCTGCCGGAAGGCACTGAGGGATCGTCAGCTGCTGCACCGGAGCTTGCTGCCGAACAGCCGGCAGAGGAAGCCGAAGCTGAGGACGACGAGGCAGAGGAACAGCCTGCTTTCGCGCCGGGCGAATCATCCGATCCGTCCGGTGAGCGACGTCCCCGTCGGCGCGGACGCCGCGGTGGCCGTCGGCGGCGCGGTGGCGCGGAAGATGGTCTGGCGGCTTCGATCGGCGACGAGCTCGCGCCGACGTCGGCCTCGGAGGCAGAAGCCGCTGTGGCTGATTTCGATGGCAATGGCGGCGAGCGCCATGACGAACAGCCGGCTGAGCATGCAACGCCGGTGCGCACCGCGGCCGAGACCGATGAGCCCGCGGCGATCGCGACTGCCGCCCTGCCCGCAGCAGCGCAGCAGCCGTCTGCGCCGGACCCCGTCGTGCAGGAGACCGAGACCCCCAGGACCGAGTCCGAGAAGACTCCGCGACGTTCGACCGTTCGCGAGAAGGTCAGCTTCCTGAGCGAACCCAGGCCGGAGAGCGCGATTCCTGCCGTGAACGTTGCCGAGAGCATTGCGACCGCTCCGGCCTCGGAGCCCGCCGCGAACGAGCCGGCAGCCACGGAGTCCACGACCCCCGAGGCCCCACGCCGGGCCGGCTGGTGGTCACGGCGGTTCGGTGGCGGGCAGTAA
- a CDS encoding penicillin-binding protein 1A gives MRFMVRFLGFLFAAGTVVFLVGVAAAAGLIWHFSKDLPDYSQLQDYEPPVMTRVHAVDGSLVGEYARERRLYLPIQAVPKLVINAFLAAEDKNFYEHGGIDFTGMARAAVVYAQNFGSNRRPQGASTITQQVAKNFLLTNEVSFARKIKEALLAMRIERTYSKDKILELYLNEIYLGSGAYGIAAASLVYFDKSVNELTVAEASYLAALPKMPGSLHPIRNRDRAIERRNYVVDRLLENGWIKQADADKARKDPLTIASRNTGAHIFAGEYFAEEVRRDIFERYGEKKLYEGGLSVRTTLDPKVQVMARKAMVAGLVRYDQEQGYRGAVSKLDTSGDWGVKLADIKSLSDISPWRMAVVLETSDQSARIGFQPPRELGGAVSKERQTGLITLDGVKWARAATGNGRGKVPTSVAQVLQPGDVIYADPLFKEGNPVEGQYRLEQLPEVSGAMVAMDPNTGRVLAMVGGFSFDQSQFNRATQAYRQPGSSFKPIVYSSALDNGYTPSTQVVDAPIEIDQGQGGQVWRPENFSNGKYLGPTTLRNALRLSLNTVTVRLAQDVGMPLISEYAKRFGVYDELPNYLSYALGAGETTAMRMVTAYSMIANGGRRVKPTLIDRIQDRYGHTIFKHDARECRGCEAPDGWKNQTEPQLVDRREQVLDTMTAYQITSMLEGVVQAGTATVLKEVGKPIAGKTGTTNEAKDAWFVGFSPDLAVAIYMGYDKPRPLGKGNAATGGHLAAPIAKDFMKLALADKPATPFKIPAGIKLVRVDSKTGMRASPGDGGRTIMEAFKPGTAPPDNYSVIGVADADGRISPSQSGGQPDAGSFIIRPGTGSLY, from the coding sequence ATGCGCTTTATGGTGCGGTTTTTGGGCTTCCTGTTCGCGGCCGGTACCGTTGTGTTCCTCGTGGGTGTGGCCGCCGCGGCTGGCCTGATCTGGCATTTCTCCAAGGACCTGCCCGACTATTCCCAGCTGCAGGACTACGAGCCGCCGGTCATGACGCGCGTTCACGCCGTCGACGGTTCCCTGGTCGGTGAATATGCCCGGGAACGCCGGCTGTACCTGCCGATCCAGGCGGTTCCGAAGCTCGTGATCAATGCGTTCCTCGCCGCTGAGGACAAGAATTTCTACGAGCATGGCGGCATCGATTTCACCGGCATGGCCCGTGCCGCCGTGGTCTACGCCCAGAACTTCGGCTCGAACCGGCGTCCGCAGGGCGCCTCGACCATCACGCAGCAGGTCGCCAAGAACTTCCTGCTGACCAACGAGGTGTCGTTCGCCCGCAAGATCAAGGAAGCATTGCTAGCGATGCGCATCGAGCGCACCTATTCGAAGGACAAGATTCTCGAGCTGTATCTGAACGAGATCTATCTCGGATCCGGCGCCTACGGCATCGCCGCGGCCTCGCTGGTCTATTTCGACAAGTCGGTCAACGAGCTCACCGTGGCGGAGGCGTCCTATCTGGCGGCGCTGCCGAAGATGCCGGGCAGCCTGCATCCGATCCGCAACCGCGATCGCGCCATCGAGCGCCGCAACTACGTGGTCGATCGCCTGCTGGAGAACGGCTGGATCAAACAGGCCGATGCCGACAAGGCGCGCAAGGACCCGCTGACGATCGCGAGCCGCAACACCGGGGCTCACATCTTCGCGGGTGAATATTTCGCCGAGGAAGTGCGTCGCGACATCTTCGAGCGCTATGGCGAGAAGAAGCTCTACGAGGGCGGGCTGTCGGTGCGCACGACGCTCGACCCGAAGGTCCAGGTCATGGCGCGCAAGGCCATGGTCGCCGGGCTCGTGCGCTACGACCAGGAGCAGGGCTATCGCGGCGCTGTCTCCAAGCTCGACACGTCCGGAGACTGGGGCGTCAAGCTCGCCGACATCAAGTCGCTCTCCGACATCTCGCCGTGGCGGATGGCCGTGGTGCTCGAGACCAGCGACCAATCCGCCCGCATCGGCTTCCAGCCGCCGCGCGAGCTCGGCGGCGCCGTCAGCAAGGAGCGTCAGACCGGCCTGATCACGCTCGACGGCGTGAAATGGGCCCGCGCCGCGACCGGAAATGGCCGCGGCAAGGTGCCGACGTCGGTCGCCCAGGTGCTGCAGCCCGGCGACGTGATCTATGCCGATCCGCTGTTCAAGGAAGGCAATCCTGTCGAAGGCCAGTATCGGCTCGAGCAGCTGCCCGAAGTGTCCGGCGCGATGGTCGCGATGGATCCGAACACCGGGCGCGTGCTCGCGATGGTCGGCGGCTTCTCGTTCGACCAGAGCCAGTTCAACCGTGCCACGCAGGCCTACCGGCAGCCTGGATCGTCGTTCAAGCCGATCGTGTATTCGTCGGCGCTCGACAACGGCTATACGCCGTCGACTCAGGTCGTCGACGCGCCGATCGAGATCGACCAGGGGCAGGGCGGTCAGGTGTGGCGTCCGGAGAACTTCTCGAACGGCAAGTATCTCGGCCCGACGACGCTTCGCAACGCGCTGCGGCTGTCGTTGAACACCGTGACCGTGCGGCTGGCGCAGGACGTCGGCATGCCGCTGATCTCGGAATACGCCAAGCGGTTCGGCGTTTATGACGAGCTGCCGAATTACCTCTCTTACGCGCTCGGCGCGGGCGAGACCACGGCGATGCGCATGGTCACGGCCTATTCGATGATCGCCAATGGCGGCCGCCGGGTGAAGCCGACGCTGATAGATCGTATCCAGGACCGCTACGGTCACACCATCTTCAAGCATGATGCCCGCGAATGCCGCGGCTGCGAGGCACCGGACGGCTGGAAGAACCAGACCGAGCCGCAGCTCGTCGACCGCCGCGAGCAGGTGCTGGACACGATGACGGCCTACCAGATCACCTCGATGCTCGAGGGCGTGGTGCAGGCGGGTACGGCGACCGTGCTCAAGGAGGTCGGCAAGCCGATCGCCGGCAAGACCGGCACCACCAACGAGGCCAAGGATGCGTGGTTCGTCGGCTTCTCGCCGGACCTCGCGGTCGCGATCTACATGGGCTACGACAAGCCGCGGCCGCTCGGCAAAGGCAATGCTGCGACCGGCGGCCATCTGGCCGCGCCGATCGCGAAGGACTTCATGAAGCTGGCGCTGGCCGACAAGCCGGCCACGCCCTTCAAGATCCCGGCCGGCATCAAGCTGGTGCGCGTCGATTCCAAGACCGGCATGCGCGCGAGCCCAGGCGACGGCGGCCGCACGATCATGGAAGCGTTCAAGCCCGGCACGGCGCCCCCCGACAACTACTCGGTCATTGGCGTCGCCGATGCCGATGGGCGCATATCGCCATCCCAGAGCGGCGGCCAGCCTGACGCCGGCAGCTTCATCATCCGTCCCGGCACGGGAAGCCTCTATTAG